Proteins encoded within one genomic window of Helicobacter sp. 'house sparrow 1':
- a CDS encoding arginyltransferase: protein MKLIEFFPQETPCSYLANQTSKFRYFYIEECTEHFYEGLLERGYRRFGLHFFVPDCKNCNACKTIRQDVEKFVFTKSHKRVLKKNSNVRVEVTRPLLTQEKLELYDKYHRVMQDKKGWVYQRVSEEYYNDTFVLGYEDFGYELDYYIEDKLVAVGFVDILKSAMSAIYFFYDHSFEKQSLGTLNILVQMRLAKQKKIPYLYLGHWIPNHQSLGYKSRFLPFEILYNTPDLFDRVDYRIFEE, encoded by the coding sequence ACAAGTAAGTTTAGGTATTTTTATATTGAAGAATGCACAGAGCATTTTTATGAGGGGTTATTGGAGAGAGGGTATCGTCGTTTTGGTTTGCACTTTTTTGTTCCAGATTGTAAAAATTGTAATGCTTGTAAAACCATTAGACAAGATGTTGAAAAATTTGTTTTCACAAAGAGCCATAAAAGAGTTTTAAAAAAGAACTCTAATGTTAGGGTTGAGGTAACAAGACCCCTTCTTACACAAGAAAAATTAGAGCTTTATGATAAATATCATCGTGTTATGCAGGATAAAAAGGGGTGGGTTTATCAAAGAGTGAGTGAGGAATATTATAACGATACCTTTGTTTTGGGTTATGAAGACTTTGGATATGAGCTTGATTATTATATTGAAGATAAATTAGTTGCAGTTGGTTTTGTAGATATTCTAAAATCAGCAATGAGCGCAATTTATTTCTTTTATGACCATAGCTTTGAAAAACAAAGTCTTGGAACCTTGAATATTTTGGTACAAATGCGCCTTGCAAAACAAAAAAAGATTCCTTATTTATATTTAGGGCATTGGATACCAAATCATCAGAGCTTGGGTTATAAATCTAGGTTTTTGCCTTTTGAAATTTTGTATAATACACCCGATTTATTTGATAGAGTGGATTACAGGATATTTGAGGAGTAA
- a CDS encoding phosphatidylserine decarboxylase, producing the protein MTNKTSRIFGKIASCAFPSFIQRIINKFYVRIFKIDLSEFEDIGKYKTLNALFTRSLKKPRDFNQDSSIMIAPTDSLITEMGDVVEGRALQIKGKSYSVKELLGQDIGEGYQFVNFYLSPSDYHHYHSPCDLDITEVRYFAGKLLPVNMPSLRKNENLFITNERVVVVAKDKNHHDFFFVAVGALNVGKMSLCFEERIQTNAVANQKCSFAYDQAIRVKKGEEMGMFEMGSTVVVFAKGLKTSLQVNQKVKFGDDMGIF; encoded by the coding sequence ATGACAAATAAAACCTCAAGAATATTTGGAAAGATTGCTTCTTGTGCTTTTCCAAGTTTTATTCAAAGAATCATTAATAAATTTTATGTCAGGATTTTTAAGATTGATTTAAGTGAGTTTGAGGATATTGGAAAATACAAAACTCTAAATGCTCTTTTTACAAGATCTTTAAAAAAGCCAAGAGATTTCAATCAGGATTCAAGCATAATGATTGCTCCTACAGATAGTCTCATCACAGAAATGGGAGATGTTGTTGAGGGAAGAGCATTGCAAATCAAAGGAAAAAGCTATAGTGTTAAAGAGCTTTTGGGCCAGGATATAGGAGAGGGATATCAGTTTGTAAATTTTTACCTTTCACCAAGTGATTATCACCATTACCATAGTCCTTGCGATCTTGATATAACTGAGGTGCGATATTTTGCAGGAAAGCTTTTGCCTGTTAATATGCCATCATTAAGAAAAAATGAAAATTTGTTTATTACAAATGAGAGGGTTGTAGTGGTTGCAAAAGATAAAAATCATCACGATTTCTTCTTTGTTGCTGTGGGAGCCTTAAATGTTGGAAAGATGTCTTTATGTTTTGAAGAGAGAATCCAAACCAATGCGGTGGCCAATCAAAAATGTAGTTTTGCTTATGATCAGGCCATAAGGGTAAAAAAGGGGGAAGAAATGGGGATGTTTGAAATGGGTTCAACAGTTGTAGTTTTTGCAAAAGGACTAAAAACCTCTTTGCAAGTGAATCAGAAAGTAAAATTTGGTGATGATATGGGGATTTTTTGA
- the nadA gene encoding quinolinate synthase NadA, producing the protein MRQDVKKEIQELIEKHQVLLVAHFYQKDEVVELAEFCGDSLELARRASSDSRNLVVFCGVSFMGESVKILAPNKRVLMPKIACCSMARMISSDYYDRSIEVLKGYGIQDIFPITYINSNAEVKAKVGRMGGVVCTSANAKKIFEYALKEGKKIFFLPDQCLGVNLATMFGLKYSILGIDSVQKVMESDVICYNGFCSVHQLFAPEDIDFFRETYKDILIAVHPECKPEVVQKADFVGSTSQIIAYVKSLPASQAVAVGTEFNLVSRLRPNSNNTFVLSSTIPECPTMNETTPIDILKLLQAYDQGRAHNEIFLDEKTRDDAKKALDKMLELS; encoded by the coding sequence ATGAGACAAGATGTTAAAAAAGAGATCCAAGAGCTGATTGAGAAGCATCAAGTGCTCTTAGTAGCACATTTTTATCAAAAAGATGAAGTTGTGGAGTTGGCGGAGTTTTGTGGGGATAGTTTAGAATTAGCTAGGAGGGCAAGTTCAGATTCCAGAAACTTAGTTGTTTTTTGTGGTGTTAGCTTTATGGGAGAGAGTGTAAAAATACTTGCTCCTAATAAGAGAGTGTTGATGCCAAAGATTGCTTGTTGTTCAATGGCAAGAATGATTAGCAGTGATTATTATGATCGATCCATTGAAGTTTTAAAGGGGTATGGAATACAAGATATTTTTCCAATTACTTATATCAATTCTAATGCAGAAGTCAAGGCAAAGGTAGGCAGAATGGGAGGGGTTGTTTGCACAAGTGCAAATGCAAAGAAAATTTTTGAATATGCATTAAAAGAGGGCAAAAAGATTTTCTTTCTTCCAGACCAGTGCCTGGGGGTAAATTTAGCTACGATGTTTGGTTTAAAGTATAGTATTTTAGGAATTGATAGTGTGCAAAAGGTAATGGAATCAGATGTGATTTGTTACAATGGATTTTGTTCTGTGCATCAGCTATTTGCTCCTGAGGATATTGATTTTTTCCGCGAAACTTATAAAGATATTTTGATTGCAGTGCATCCAGAATGCAAGCCAGAAGTTGTTCAAAAGGCAGATTTTGTTGGTTCTACAAGTCAAATTATTGCTTATGTGAAAAGTCTTCCCGCTTCTCAAGCTGTAGCAGTTGGTACAGAATTTAATCTAGTATCTAGGTTGCGCCCAAATAGCAATAATACTTTTGTTCTCTCTAGCACAATTCCAGAATGTCCTACTATGAATGAAACTACTCCAATTGATATTTTAAAACTACTACAGGCTTATGATCAAGGAAGAGCACATAATGAAATTTTTCTTGATGAAAAAACTAGAGATGATGCAAAAAAAGCCTTAGATAAAATGTTGGAGCTTTCTTAA
- the nadC gene encoding carboxylating nicotinate-nucleotide diphosphorylase, with product MDIQEFLKLVYNEDIGRGDLFERIVQEDFEVKALIKAKSNGVLSGILYAQELCKMFDIGMKKFKNDGDAFEKNDGLLELSGSYVKLLKLERCILNILQHSSGIATLTRSYVEVLKSHKVELLDTRKTRPLLRNFEKYSVRNGGGRNHRLGLDDALMLKDTHLKYIPHSELKQWIFRARKQMPWTSKIEIESESVEFAKIAMDSGADIVMCDNMDLDSIKQVVQYRNEYYPFVLIEASGDITKEKLLEYANTGVDAISSGALIHKAVWIDMNMKVL from the coding sequence ATGGATATTCAAGAGTTTTTGAAGTTGGTTTATAACGAAGATATTGGTAGGGGGGATTTATTTGAGCGGATTGTTCAGGAAGATTTTGAAGTAAAGGCCTTAATTAAAGCAAAAAGCAATGGGGTTTTATCAGGAATTCTCTATGCACAAGAGTTGTGCAAGATGTTTGATATTGGGATGAAAAAATTTAAGAATGATGGCGATGCTTTTGAAAAGAATGATGGGCTTTTGGAGCTTAGTGGTTCTTATGTTAAGCTTTTAAAGCTTGAGCGGTGCATTTTAAATATTTTGCAACACTCAAGTGGTATTGCTACTTTAACAAGAAGTTATGTTGAAGTTTTAAAGTCTCACAAAGTAGAACTTTTAGATACGAGAAAAACACGACCTTTGCTAAGAAATTTTGAAAAGTATTCTGTGAGAAATGGAGGAGGCCGAAATCATCGCTTAGGACTGGATGATGCACTGATGCTTAAAGATACACACTTAAAATATATTCCACATTCTGAGCTAAAACAATGGATTTTTAGGGCAAGGAAACAAATGCCTTGGACAAGTAAAATTGAAATTGAAAGCGAAAGTGTTGAGTTTGCAAAAATAGCAATGGACTCTGGGGCTGATATTGTGATGTGTGATAATATGGATTTGGATTCTATTAAGCAGGTTGTGCAATATCGCAATGAGTACTATCCATTTGTTTTAATTGAGGCAAGCGGAGATATTACAAAGGAAAAACTTTTAGAATATGCTAATACAGGAGTAGATGCAATCAGTTCGGGTGCTTTGATACATAAGGCAGTTTGGATTGATATGAATATGAAAGTATTATAA
- a CDS encoding cbb3-type cytochrome c oxidase subunit I — protein MSEKLINQRKLQGAFWIIAILATTILIYFSANLNKEVPPLPNVVKSQEGEILYTKEDIINGKAFFQEFGLMGYGTLLGMGSYMGPDFTTEMMHKKITKLYEILAEEKYQKNLDSLMEEQKALIKTFVIKDVRSVSLTDQEVIYSKNATQAFKDTKKELINFLVNGNAKWGYRGKVITREEAQCIVAFFDWSSLVATTYRPNKDITWSNNWPNEPLIDQDATWNFHSVSLWEWLLLWPLTILVLWISYEYLIKPDKSDPTPLAEPLKITQFFTSQEKLLKYVPIVAIFSLIQLVLGGYLAHIYANPSEDFVISQEILPFNVVRQLHINLAIIWVTIGWLVGGLFIAPLVSGKDLKFPKLVDILWVALLIVGGGGLIGIYLGTQGYLRESWFWFGSEGREYLELGRVWDIGLLIGLVFWFLMVFSTIKKAKQDLLVGTIIWSAFGIATLYISGMMPIHKIIPNFTVDDYYRWWVVHLWVELTFEMFASGVIAFLSVALGLVKKSIATKVMLFELVLIVTTGILGVGHHYWWQGTDSYWIAIGGIFSALEPLPLVILMIEAIKEQKHIKEMGKKFDWGVPFLWLAGSAFLNWLGAGWLGMVINTPIINYYSHGTYLIIPHAHVAMLGAFGYIAYAFIYMVAKANSLAKGLEWSDYLSKLGFWLLTIGVVTYSIPTLIIGFHQSQVAFEKGYYFARLRETLEAVDPWIWFRILPDSLMILGGAIIVLDLIIKIYVAKKAK, from the coding sequence ATGTCAGAAAAATTAATAAATCAAAGGAAGCTTCAAGGAGCTTTTTGGATCATTGCTATTTTAGCAACAACCATTCTCATTTATTTTAGTGCAAATCTTAATAAAGAAGTTCCGCCTCTTCCAAATGTGGTAAAAAGTCAAGAAGGTGAAATTCTTTATACAAAAGAAGATATCATCAATGGTAAAGCCTTCTTCCAAGAGTTTGGATTAATGGGCTATGGAACTCTTCTTGGTATGGGTTCTTATATGGGTCCAGATTTTACAACAGAAATGATGCATAAAAAAATTACAAAACTCTATGAAATTCTTGCTGAAGAGAAATATCAAAAAAATTTAGATTCTCTTATGGAAGAACAAAAGGCCTTGATTAAAACTTTTGTTATTAAGGATGTGAGATCTGTGTCCTTAACAGATCAAGAGGTTATCTACTCTAAAAATGCTACCCAAGCCTTTAAGGATACCAAGAAGGAATTGATAAACTTTTTGGTAAATGGCAATGCCAAATGGGGTTATAGAGGAAAGGTGATTACAAGAGAAGAAGCTCAATGCATTGTAGCTTTCTTTGACTGGTCTTCATTAGTTGCTACAACCTATCGCCCCAATAAAGATATTACTTGGTCAAATAACTGGCCAAATGAACCATTGATTGATCAGGATGCAACTTGGAATTTCCACTCTGTTAGTCTTTGGGAATGGCTTTTATTATGGCCACTTACAATTCTTGTTTTATGGATAAGTTATGAGTATCTCATCAAGCCCGATAAATCTGATCCAACACCTTTGGCAGAACCCCTAAAGATTACTCAATTCTTTACCTCTCAAGAAAAGCTATTAAAATATGTTCCCATTGTAGCTATTTTTAGCCTTATTCAACTGGTTTTAGGAGGGTATCTTGCACACATTTATGCAAACCCTAGTGAAGATTTTGTAATCTCACAAGAAATCTTGCCTTTTAATGTTGTGCGCCAACTCCACATTAATCTTGCAATTATCTGGGTTACGATAGGTTGGCTTGTAGGTGGTTTGTTTATCGCTCCTCTTGTAAGTGGAAAGGATTTAAAATTTCCAAAACTAGTGGATATACTTTGGGTTGCTCTACTCATTGTTGGAGGTGGAGGTCTTATTGGTATCTATCTTGGAACTCAAGGATACTTAAGAGAAAGTTGGTTTTGGTTTGGTAGTGAGGGTAGAGAATATCTTGAACTTGGAAGGGTCTGGGATATTGGGTTACTCATTGGACTTGTATTTTGGTTTTTAATGGTATTTAGCACAATCAAAAAAGCAAAGCAGGACCTTTTAGTTGGAACAATCATTTGGTCAGCTTTTGGAATTGCAACACTCTATATTTCTGGAATGATGCCTATTCATAAAATTATTCCAAATTTTACAGTGGATGATTATTATCGCTGGTGGGTTGTTCATTTATGGGTTGAGCTTACATTTGAAATGTTTGCATCTGGTGTCATTGCATTCTTATCTGTTGCATTGGGACTTGTGAAAAAATCTATCGCTACTAAAGTGATGCTATTTGAACTTGTTTTAATCGTAACTACCGGAATTTTAGGAGTAGGACACCACTACTGGTGGCAAGGAACAGATAGCTATTGGATTGCAATTGGTGGTATCTTCTCTGCACTAGAGCCATTACCTCTTGTTATCTTAATGATTGAGGCAATCAAAGAGCAAAAACACATTAAAGAAATGGGCAAGAAATTTGATTGGGGTGTTCCATTTTTATGGCTTGCAGGAAGCGCATTCTTAAATTGGCTTGGTGCTGGATGGCTTGGCATGGTAATTAATACGCCTATTATTAATTATTATTCGCACGGAACTTATTTGATTATTCCTCACGCTCACGTGGCAATGCTAGGCGCTTTTGGTTACATTGCATATGCATTTATTTATATGGTTGCAAAAGCAAATTCTCTTGCAAAAGGCTTGGAGTGGAGTGATTATTTAAGCAAGCTTGGTTTTTGGCTTTTGACCATAGGAGTGGTTACTTATAGCATTCCAACACTCATTATTGGTTTTCATCAATCACAGGTTGCATTTGAAAAAGGATATTATTTTGCAAGATTAAGAGAAACTCTTGAGGCAGTAGATCCTTGGATATGGTTTAGAATCCTTCCAGATTCTTTAATGATTCTAGGAGGTGCAATTATTGTACTAGATCTAATCATTAAAATCTATGTTGCCAAAAAGGCAAAATAA